The genome window CGAAGCAGCCGGCGAGGGAATTTCGACACCAGCGCCGCAGCCCGAAATGGTGCCGAACAAGCAGGAACTGCCGGCTCCGATGCCCGGTCCGGCGGCTACTCGCCCCGGATCGCGGTATTCGCCGGTCGGCAATAATCCAACTCCTGCTGCCGCAGTGCCTGGCGTTGGAGTGGCTGGCCAGCCGGAAGGCCCTCGCAGTACCTTGAAAGTAAGCAGTGTTTTGCCCAGCGCTAGCTTGAAAAATACTGGCGCAACGGGCAGTATACAAAAGAATACAATGTTGCCGGCAAGCACGGCCAAGAACGTTTTGATCGATAACCAAATTCGTCAGGCCAGTGGAGAGGCCCCGTTCGATTGGGGCGATTTATCGCTAAATTCCCACACCACTAACACTAGTTCCAGCAACGGCGGATGGAAATCGACTGGCACCGATGAATCTGACGCGACTTCAACGACTTCTACGAATGATCAGCCTGCTTCAGGCTGGAAAAGGGCACAACGTTGATTCGTTGGCAGTTCATTGCAACATTGGCCGACGGACAGTATTTCGCGATCTTGATGTGCTGCGCCAAGCCGGCGTGCCGCTGAAGCACGACGATGAATTTCAGGTCTATCACCTGGCAGACACATACTTTCTGCCTCCTACTAAATTCACCATCAGCGAAGCCTTGGCGGTTTTGGTTTTGTGCCACGAGTTGGGCGATGTCCGCAAAATGCCTTTCCTAGCGCCCGCCCACACTGCCGCCCTGAAATTGGAAGGCAGTTTGCCCGCTGCCTTGCGTAAGCAATTGCACGGCATGGCGGACGCAGTGCGCATTCAGCTGCACCAACTCAGCCCTGTAGCAGATAAAGTTCCCTATTATGAAGGGCTAATCGATGCCATAACGAATCGTCGTTGCGTCCGCATTGACTACGACGACATTAAAGCCAGAATGGCCATTCAAACCCGGCTTTCTCCTTATCGATTGTTTTTTAGCAAGCACGCCTGGTATGTGGTCGGCCGCTCGAGCCTTCACCGCTCGGTGCGGACATTTAACATGAAGCGTTTTCTTCGTATGGAGCCGACGGCAGATCACTACCAAATTCCCCGCAACTTTTCGCTCGAGCGGTATTTCGGGAATGCTTGGCACTTGATTCCAGAGCGCGGCCCAGAGTATGAGGTGTGCGTTCAATTCTCGCCCATGGTAGCGCCCAATGTAGGCTCTGTCAGGTGGCACAAAACGCAACGCTTGGAGTGGAAGGAGGATGGTACATTAAAGTTTTTCGCCAAGGTGAAAGGCTTGAAGGAAATCTGTTGGTGGATTTTGGGATACGGCAAAGAAGCTCAGGTTCTTCAGCCGCCGCAGTTGCAAAAGCTAATTGTCGAACACGCCAAACGGGTGCTGACAACCTACGATTGGTAAACCTTCGCCAAGCAATCGGCCCACGATCACGCACATTCGTTATCCGCGCTTAGGCTGGTTTCATTTCATGTTTTTTTCTTTCGACGGAATCGACGGCGGCGGCAAATCGACGCAAATGCAGTTGTTTTGCAATTGGCTGCGCGGGCTGGGGCACACGGTGGTCCAGTGCCGCGATCCTGGAGCAACACCGTTGGGCGAAGCGGTCCGCAATCTGCTTCTTAATCGCCAGGACTTAAGTATCAGCCGCATGAGCGAAATGCTGCTGTACATGGCCGCTCGGGCACAACTTGTAGAGGAAGTTATTCAACCGGCGCTAGCAGCCGGCAGCATCGTTGTGTCCGATCGTTACTTGCTGGCCAATGTCGTTTATCAGGGGCATGCCGGTGGGCTGGAAGTACCTGAGCTATGGGAAATTGGCCAGTTCATTACGCGCGGGTTGGAACCCGATCTCACATTCCTGCTCGATATGCCTCCGACCGCTGCCCACGGCCGCATTCAGCGTGAGCTAGACCGCATGGAGCAATCCGGCGACGCCTTCCGCCAACGTCTGCGCGCTGGTTTTCTAGCGGAAGCTGCTCGCCGGCCTGAGCAAATTGTCGTCGTCGACGCAAACCGTCCCATTGAGCAAGTGCAGGCCGACATCCGTTGCGCCGCGGAAAAAGTGCTGAAATAGAAGAGGTGCGAGGGACGAGGTGGAAGACGCGAGGTAAGGGCAGATTCAATGCACTCATCTCTCGCCCCTAACCCTCTCGAGACGATTCGCACATCCTCCCTCTTCCTGCACTTGACGGACTGTATATTTTTCTCGACCCTAAGCATTGCAATTATTCTCTTAGCCACCCTCATCCCTCGCCTCTAACCCCTTATCACTGACTCCGCATGATCGTTACTGTCGATGGACCCGCTGGCGCTGGAAAGAGCACCGCGGCCCGCGCCCTGGCGTTACGGTTAGGCTTCCGATTGCTAAACACCGGCGCTATGTACCGGGCCGTAGCATTGGCGGCAATCCGCTCGGGTCTAAATTGGAACGATGCTTCTGGACTGGCGGAACTAGCGCGGCGACTGAAAATTGGGCTTGCGCCTGACCGCGTGATGCTTGATGGCCAGGACATAACTCTCGAAATTCGTAGTTCGCAAATTACCGAGGTCACGCATTACGCTGCCAATAATCCGCAGGTTCGCGAGCATCTCGTTCAATTGCAACGAAAGGCAGCTGGCAACGACGACATTGTGGCCGAAGGGCGCGACCAAGGCACGGTGGTGTTTCCGCATGCCCAGTGCAAAATTTTTCTTACCGCGAGTCCCGAGGAACGCGCCCACCGGCGTTTGCTCGATCTCCAAGCTCGCGGCGAAGCAATCTCTTTGGACGAAGTACTCCGCCAGCAGCAAGAGCGTGACCGCAGCGACAGTTCCCGAGCCATTGGTCCGCTGGTACCCGCCACCGACGCCATCCGCTTCTCGACAGACGGTTTAAGCGAAAACGAAGTTGTCGACCGGCTTGAAGCCATCGTGCGATCTAAAATGCAACACTGAATCAGCCAAACGATTAACTTAGCCATGCCCCAGCGTTCTCTTTCTAAACGCCTTTGGTACGATTTCCTGCGCGTCCTGTGCCGCGTGGTGGGCGTGACTTTCTTTCGCATTCGGGTGTTCAATCGGCAGTGTATTCCACGAACCGGCAGCGCGCTGGTCGTGTCAAATCATCAAAGCCATTTCGATCCAATCTTGGTTGGCCTATCGTGTGATCGCCGGTTGAATTATGTGGCTCGCCAAACGCTATTCGGCTTTGCGCCGTTTCGCTGGCTCATCAATTCGCTGGATGCAATTCCCATCGATCGCGAAGGGACCGGCTTGGGTGGCCTGAAAGAAAGTTTGCGTCGTCTCAAAGCGGGCGAAATGCTGCTCATTTTTCCAGAAGGCACTCGTACCCCCGATGGCGAAGTCGGTCATCTGAAATCTGGTTTTTTGGCGCTGGCTCGCCGCTCGAAAGTGCCACTTTTGCCAGTAGCAATTGATGGCGCTTACGACGCCTGGCCCAAGCGTCATAGGCTACCAGGCTTAGCTGTCATCCACGTTCGATTTGCCCAGCCCTTCTCGCCCGAGGAAGTCGCCCAGTTCGACGATGTGTCGCTTTTGGCCGAAGTCGACCGTCGCATCCGCGACTGCCATGTATTTACTCGACGAATTCGGCTGAGAGCTGTCTGCCACAAAGCACGGTGAACCATGCAGTATGAGCTTTCGTTTCATTTGAAAATCGAAGATGCAACTATATTAACTGCAATGACTTACAATTTTTGCATTTTCTCCTGAACCTTTTCGGCCGATACGGTCTCTTAGTGGAGCCGAGTCGTCTTCGCGCTTCGGCAGGGCAGGGTTAAGCTCGAAAATTCGAAAATTTCTCGAACTTGACACCTGACGCCGCACAAGCGACAGTTGAATGCAGGTTCTGTTTTTCTCTCCAACCGCGCCCATGCGCAGGAGTAGGTCATGAATCGCTCGTTAAACGCCATCGCGAATCGCATTGTTTTTGCCAACCGCAAAAACCGCGTCGATATTCGCAAGGCGAAAACGAACGACCATACGTCGCTCCATGCGCGCACCGTACATGCGTTCTATTGCCTGTACGGTAGTTTGCGCGGATTGCTGGGCGCAGGTACGCAAAAGCGTACTCGTACCACGGCATGGCAAACCGAATGTTCCACGGCCCGTTGGTCGTGGATGTCGGGGATGCAGCCGTGCCCAGTGGTACGGCGCCGGTCACCGGCAGTCGTCGTAGTGGCGTAACTCAACGTTCGCCACGGGCCAAAAAGCCCGACATCACGACGAAACCCGCCTGGTGACGGCTCCCTAAGCGGCCGCCACTGGCTGCTTGCCGTAACTGGGCTTCCCGACTAACGGCCACTCGCTTTCAAGCGTTTGGCAACCGCTAGCTCGGTTTTCCCGGAGAGAACCAATCATGAACACGATCACATACGAACCGAACACTTACGAATCGAATACCACCGCAGAACTTGTGGACCTCGTACTGGCCGCCCAGGATGGCGATCGCGCCGCCTTCGGCCAGCTGTGCGTCCGGTTCGAACGCATGGTGTACAGCATCGCGCTAGTGCGGTTGGGCAATCATGCCGAAGCGCAGGAGCTGTGCCAGGAAGTGTTCATTCACGCTCTGGAAAAGCTCAATCAGCTCCGCGAACCGGAATGTTTCGGCGGCTGGTTGCGGTCGATGGCTGGACGGATGGCCATTAACCGGGCTATGCGCCGGCAGCCGCTGATCACCGCCGAGGCCGAAACGTTGGAGGGTTCTGCCGTAGAGCGGCACACTCCGCTCGATCGAGCTTTGGCCGGCGAACGGCAGCGGCAAGTGCGGGCTGCGTTGAAGCGGCTCAAGCTGATGGACCGTGAAACACTCGTGGCGTTTTACGTCAAGGGTCATTCGTTAGTCGAAATGAGCGATCGCTTTGATTCCCCCGTCGGCACGATCAAGCGCCGGCTGCATGTGGCCCGCAAGCGGTTGGCCAAGGAACTTTCGGCGATAGCGCCATAAATGTAACGATTGCGTTTTGACCGGGTGACTTCCCCCATGTGCCCCGCGTGGATGGTGCTTTCGAGTGCTTTCCGCGCGGGGCCTCTTATTTGTCGGCTGAATCGTTTCGGCTCACAATCGCGCCAATTGCCAGCGCCACCCATCCAGCGATAAATGCCGCGCCGCCGGCTGGCACAATAAACCAAGGAAGTTTCATGTCGAGCAGCACGGCCGTCTCCAAGCTGGCAGAAAAGAGTAATGTGCCAAATGCGAAGAAAAACGCGGAAATGTCCAAGCACTTACAAGTCGCATGCAGGCCCATTAAACCCACCAGAATCAATCCGATTGCATGCATTGCCTGATAGCGCACCGCCACGTCAAAATTGTGCATCGCGTGTTCGATATCGGCCGGATCCATGCCTCGGGCGTCTAGCAGCTTGATTAAACCGTGGGCATGAAATGCGCCCCAGCCCACCGCTGCGGCGGCTGACAAAGCGCCCAAAACAATCCAGATGCGTGGCGACATGGTGATGAAAGAGCAAGATGGGGCAGGGATAAGCAAATGACGGCTACGGCAATAATAGCTTAGCAAATACAAATAACCAATGACGAAGCCACCAATGACCACTGAAGCAGCAGATTTCACTCGCTATTTGGAGGGCATTGCGCAAAAAAGCCGCCGGCAGTCGCACATCAGTCACGACCACCGGCGGCTCGGGGGGAATTTTGGTTTACGGACCGTACCTCCGCTGGGAAGACTCCCAAGACAGTGGCTTTCTATGGCGACGGCGGCCCTATTAAGTTTTCCTCTTCTTCCTCTTCAATAATAATGCGCGGCGTGACCATCATCATCAGGCTGCTAGTGGTCCGCCCAATGCCTGTATTGCGAAATAGGCGGTTAATGTAGGGCAACTTGCTAAGCACTGGCACGCCTTCCTCAACTCGCCCTTCGCTTAATCGCTTAATGCCGCCCAACAGCACCGTGCCACCGTCCGGCACACTGACCGTGGTCGTGACAGTGACAAACGAGAATTGGGGCAATTGCACCGTGGTAGCAGCGCTGGATGAATCATTTTCACTGCTGTTGGCAGTACTTTGGTCGGTGCTATTTTTTGCTTCCGATGATTTTTGTGTCGATGAACTCGACCCGGTAAACGTGAACGTGTTGACCTGGCCAATGTTGCTAAAGAACGGCACCACAGTCAGACGAACAAACCGTCGATCATTCGAGACGACCGCCTGCACCGTCAGCGATGTACCTTCGGATAGCACCACAATCACCGGCTGTTGTGCGGCGGCAAAATCACCTACGACTGGAATAACGCTCGTGACGAATGGCACCTGCGTGGTATCGCTGACCGTGGCTTGCTGGCCGTTGAATAATGTTACTTTGGGCGCTTGCATTACGTTGCTGCGGTTGTCGCCTTGCGCCGCCTGCACCACAAAAAACGCTTGAATATCGCTAAGGATGGCAAAGCCAAAAGTGGCCGCCGAACCAGCATCAAACGTCCCGGGAAACGGCGGTAATGTCGAACCAAAACTGCCTTGGCGGAACTGAACGTCCTGAAACTGCGTGATCGCTCCGGTAGGATCCAAGCCAACTACGGCACTGGGCTGCACCGGGCCGAACGACGGGGGCGCCGTAATCGTCGAAGGCACCGGATTGGGCACCGTCGTGTTGGTTGGAATATTAAATTGGAAGTTCACGCCGATACGTTCGAAGAAATCATCGTCGAGCGTGATGAACCGCACTTCAATGGTCACTTGCAAATCTTCCAATTTGCGGAGTTGCGCCAGCAGGTCGGCAATTTGCTCATGCACTTCCTGAGTTTGGCTCACGACCAAGCTCAAGTTGGTATCGTAGCCTTGAATCGTGCCGGGACCGCCCATCTCTGACCAGCTTTGTGGAGCGATGGTGGAAGTGATCAGGTCGATAAGCGTGTCGAAATCGGCCTGCGCGCCCCCTTTCATGCCTCCAGGGCCAAACGGAATATTTTGCGGCGATCCTGACTGCGATTGCCCGCTGCCGCTCATCGGAAAAGGAATGCCGCGCGTGCTCATTTGCTGGCTCAACACCGTCGAGCTAATGCCACCGTTGCTGGCAGGCTCATTGACCGCCAGTGCAGGCGATGGAGCACCAAAGCCGCCGCCCGCTGCGCCGCCCCATCCCATGCGTGCCATGGCCTCGCGGAAAGCACCGTTAATGCCTTCCTGGCCAGTGGGCGCGAAATTCGGGATGCGAATAACCAAATCGCCGACCGAGTAGGTTTGCGTATATACTTGCCCACGCTTGACATCAATGGTCGTAATTTTCAGCACTTCGTCGCTAATGATGTAGGTTAGCCGCAAGGGATCCAGAATCAACTTAAGTGCGCTTTTCAACGAAATATCTTGGCTCAAATCAATGCTAATAGGCGTGTCGCTTTGCACGCCCTCCGCTTGCAATCCTTGCGGATCAAGGAAGGTTGGAACTTGCGCAATTTTGCCCAGTTTGTCGATGACTTCCGACAACGGAATTTTATCGAATCTCACCGCCACCGGAGTGCTCAGACGCTGCTCGATATCCTGTTCCTTGGCCGAACGACGGTGGAATTCTTGCTTCCGCCGCGCCGGACTGATGCTGAGCTCATGCCATTTTTTTGCATCGGGCATTTGGAAATCGCCGGAGAACGGAATCGCCGATTTGTCAACCTCGTTCATCGTCAGCCAAAAGCCGTCTTCTTGCGAGTCCTTCACTTGCTGATTGATCGCCACGCGCGAAACCATCTTCGACATCACCTGCAGTTGCACGACAACCGGATCATCTGGATCGAGTTCGGTGGCTCGCTTGGCGACCACTTGTGCTTCGGCGTACCGTTGTTCGTCCAAAAGCTTGTTAAAATCTTTGACCAATGCCAAAACTTTTTCCTGCGTCTCAAGTTTTTCCTTGCGGGTGCGGTCGACATCTTGCTGCACCTGCCGATTCTTTTCTTCCTGTTCAATTTCCGGCGCGTTGGCGGCGATGTATTGCTGCAAATCGTGAATACTTAAATCCAACCGACGCAACATTTGCTCCTTCGCGGGCGCATCTAGCCCATTCACCGAGGCCACCATTTCGCGAGTGCGTTGCAGTAATTCCAGCGCTTGCTTGGGTTGTTTTTCGCGCATGTCGCGAGCCAAGGTTTGTTGCCGGGTTACTTCCGCAGCCACTTGGCGCGAAAGCGTAGCACTGGAAACCGTCACACCATCCAAGGGTGTTGCCGGTGCAGCAATCGGCGGAGCAGCGGATGTCGAGGCCATCAATGTTCCTGATGCCAGCGCAGCGGGTGGTAGGCCGCCGTTCTGCGGAGCCGCTCCAACGATAGGGCTAAGGGTTTGCGGATGGTCGAGCGAATTTGCCGAATTACTGGCTGGTAAGTTGCGAGTCGGATCTTGGTCGGGGTTATACAAGGCTTGAATTCCCGGATAGCGGTTCTCGGCTGTCGGTGCCGTCCCACCAACCGGCACGGCTTCATACGTTCCGGCCTGGATTACTCCGTTGGCCCCCTCCGCATGGCCACCACCCGGGGCAATTCCACTTCGTTTAGCGCGTTCAATATCCAACAGCACCAGTGTCGGCCGATCTTCATTCACCGAAAACGCCGTGTCAGGAGCCAGCATTTCGGCTTGGCGTGCAATCAGTTCCGCGGTAGCCAAATCACCCCGCGCCATAGCAGCCCGCGCCTGCTTGGCCATATCGATCGCGCCTTGTTTGTTTATTGTTCCGGCAGAAACTGCCGGCATGGTCGCTGGATTCATCGGCAAAGCAGGCGCCGCTGCTAAGCTTGCTTGAGGAGGCAATTCTAAAATGCCTGCGGTGTGCATGCCGGTAGAAATTCGATCCAACAACTGCTCCGGCCGGGGCTCAAACGGAGTGTAATTGATTGCCAAGCGCTGCACTTCAAGAGCCAACCGTTTGGCTTCGTCATACTCATGCCACCGCAACAACCCCTCTGCTTGCTCCATAAGCACTTCAGCGCGCAATCGACGGGCGGTTTCTGAATCTGCGGCGGTTATGTTGGGAGGAACTTTTTTGGTTTTGACAATCAGCGCTTCAACTTTTGCGGGGCTGTCGTCCAGTGCGCTGTAGCTCACGCCCAAGCCCTGGGCCTGATTCACTTTGATTTCGGCATTGCGAAGATCGTTCTGCGCCAACAACCGTCGTGCCTCCAGCAACAAATTATCGCTTTGAATTTTGACGGCGTTTTGATTTTGTGCAGCGGCATCTTCCAGGCGCGGCTGGACTGGAGGCAATGTATTGCTAGTTGGAGGCAAAACATTATTGACGTCGGCGATGACATTCGCTCTCGTTGGACCTCCAATTTCCCACGGATTGGAATCATCCGCAGAACCCCGTCCTGAATTAATCAAGCTGTTAGGTGCAATTGCCAACCCGAGGCCTGCAGGCAATGGTGCGGCTGCAGCGCCAGGCATTTGTAGGCCGACCGGGGGTGAGCTATTGGCTGGGTTGATAGAGTTTGAGGCCGGCAATTTGCTAACCGGATTACCCGCCCAAGGCGAACTTTGTGAATTCGGCACGCCCGCGGGACGTGCGCTTGGACCTGGCGCCGGCAATATAGTGGGTTGCGAAGCTGCCATCCCACGCGAGATTGGTTGCAAGTTCTGTGTGGCCGTTGGCGGCGATTGCGAGCCACCGGTGG of Pirellulales bacterium contains these proteins:
- a CDS encoding WYL domain-containing protein, translated to MISLLQAGKGHNVDSLAVHCNIGRRTVFRDLDVLRQAGVPLKHDDEFQVYHLADTYFLPPTKFTISEALAVLVLCHELGDVRKMPFLAPAHTAALKLEGSLPAALRKQLHGMADAVRIQLHQLSPVADKVPYYEGLIDAITNRRCVRIDYDDIKARMAIQTRLSPYRLFFSKHAWYVVGRSSLHRSVRTFNMKRFLRMEPTADHYQIPRNFSLERYFGNAWHLIPERGPEYEVCVQFSPMVAPNVGSVRWHKTQRLEWKEDGTLKFFAKVKGLKEICWWILGYGKEAQVLQPPQLQKLIVEHAKRVLTTYDW
- a CDS encoding DUF423 domain-containing protein, producing MSPRIWIVLGALSAAAAVGWGAFHAHGLIKLLDARGMDPADIEHAMHNFDVAVRYQAMHAIGLILVGLMGLHATCKCLDISAFFFAFGTLLFSASLETAVLLDMKLPWFIVPAGGAAFIAGWVALAIGAIVSRNDSADK
- the cmk gene encoding (d)CMP kinase; the encoded protein is MIVTVDGPAGAGKSTAARALALRLGFRLLNTGAMYRAVALAAIRSGLNWNDASGLAELARRLKIGLAPDRVMLDGQDITLEIRSSQITEVTHYAANNPQVREHLVQLQRKAAGNDDIVAEGRDQGTVVFPHAQCKIFLTASPEERAHRRLLDLQARGEAISLDEVLRQQQERDRSDSSRAIGPLVPATDAIRFSTDGLSENEVVDRLEAIVRSKMQH
- the tmk gene encoding dTMP kinase, whose amino-acid sequence is MFFSFDGIDGGGKSTQMQLFCNWLRGLGHTVVQCRDPGATPLGEAVRNLLLNRQDLSISRMSEMLLYMAARAQLVEEVIQPALAAGSIVVSDRYLLANVVYQGHAGGLEVPELWEIGQFITRGLEPDLTFLLDMPPTAAHGRIQRELDRMEQSGDAFRQRLRAGFLAEAARRPEQIVVVDANRPIEQVQADIRCAAEKVLK
- a CDS encoding sigma-70 family RNA polymerase sigma factor produces the protein MNTITYEPNTYESNTTAELVDLVLAAQDGDRAAFGQLCVRFERMVYSIALVRLGNHAEAQELCQEVFIHALEKLNQLREPECFGGWLRSMAGRMAINRAMRRQPLITAEAETLEGSAVERHTPLDRALAGERQRQVRAALKRLKLMDRETLVAFYVKGHSLVEMSDRFDSPVGTIKRRLHVARKRLAKELSAIAP
- a CDS encoding lysophospholipid acyltransferase family protein, which translates into the protein MPQRSLSKRLWYDFLRVLCRVVGVTFFRIRVFNRQCIPRTGSALVVSNHQSHFDPILVGLSCDRRLNYVARQTLFGFAPFRWLINSLDAIPIDREGTGLGGLKESLRRLKAGEMLLIFPEGTRTPDGEVGHLKSGFLALARRSKVPLLPVAIDGAYDAWPKRHRLPGLAVIHVRFAQPFSPEEVAQFDDVSLLAEVDRRIRDCHVFTRRIRLRAVCHKAR